TATAACTTTAATGAATCATCTGTTACATATATTGGAATATCCGGATCTATCATCCCAGCTCCTCCCATATGATCTAAGTGCATATGGGAAACAAGTACAACAGTTTCACGCTCATCCTGCTCTTTTGCCAAGAGGTTTATTCCTTGTATATCTTCTCCTCGATATATACCATCAATAGCTGGTAAGATACCTAAAGCAAGATAATCAGCTACTTGCTTACTCTTTCTAACTCTAACGTCTCCGTCTAAAATATTGGAACCAGAACTGAAAATAAAACCAAAGTCAAAAACAATTCTAGCTTTCTCGTATTCAATTGAAATGATCGTTCCTCCAATTGTCCGTAATCCTCCCCAAAAACGGATTTCCGTATTACCATTATCCATTCTTCATCTCACCTATCTTTCAAATGTCAAGAAGGAGTCATGACCAGACCCCTTCCGCAAAATCACTATACTACCACTTATTTATTCGCCTTATCCACTGCATTTTGAGCATCTTTTTGGATATCCTTTAATCCATCTTCCACTGTCTTCTCTTGTAATAAAACAGCCTGAATTTCTTTATCTAGTACTTCTTGAATACCAGATTTACCTTTTATATTTGGGTCATAATAACCAGCATCAAACTGTGAAGCTGCTACTCCAAATTCTGGGTTTTCTTGAATATACTGCTTCCATTCGTCTGTATTTAAAGCTGAATCACGTACAGGTACATAGCCTGTTGATTTCGCCCAATACACTGTTTGTTCTTTACTTGTTAAAAATTTCATATATTCCCAAGCTGCTAGTTTCTCTTCTTCTGAAGCAGAGTTAAACATCGTTAAATTCGTGCCTTGGAATGCCGTTGCAGCTTCCTTCCCCTTTGGAAGTGGTGCTACAGACCAATTGATCTTACTTTCAGCTTCCGCTCCTACAAAGGATATTCCTGCTGAAGAACCAACATACATTGCTACATCCCCACGACCAAACGGTCCAGACATATAACCATCTTCTCCGGCAAGGCGAGCATGTCCTGCCGCAACCATACCGTTTAGAAATTCAAGAGCCGTTTTCGCCTCCGGTGTATCGAAAGTAACCTTATTTTCTTCTGCATCAATTGTCTTTCCACCTGTTTGGCGAACATATGTTGGGAAAGATAAACCGATAGAGTTCTCAAAACCTAATCCGACAATAGATGTACCATCTTTTTCTGTTGTCAATTTCTCAGCAGCTTGTTTATACTCTTCCCATGTTGTTGGAACTTCTAGATCGTTATCAGCAAGCATATCTTCATTATAATAAAGCACTTCTGTACTCTTATTGAATGGAACACCATACATTTTATCCTCCCACGTATTTGCTTTACGGAAAACTTCGACGATATCATTTAATTCATCTTCCGACCAGCCATGCTTCTCATGTTCAATGTACGGCGTAAGATCTGCAATCAAATCATTGTCAATATACTGTGTCATCCAATCTTCATATGCCTGTGTCATTACTGGTGCATCACCAGCTTTAGCGGAAGCCATTAATTTCTGGGATAAATCACCATATGATCCTTGGCTAACTAATGTAACTTCAATATTTTCCTGTGACTGATTAAATTCATCTGTGATTGTTTTTAATGTTTCTTCCAGTCCACCTGTCATTGCATGCCAAAACTCAATTTCTACAGGTTCTTCCAAACTATCTGGAATAGAAGTTGCTGTTGCTTTTTCTGCCTCTTTATCTTCTTTCTGTTTCTCTTCATTCCCACATGCAGCCAGTACCATGATTTGCATAGTAATCACTAAAAACATAATAATCTTTTTCATACCATACCCTCCAATAATAGATGTATTCATATATGGTTAACCTTCTTTTTTTACAAAGAAGTAAAATTAAAAAGTCTTCAGCTATCCTTTTACGCCCGCTTTTGCTACCCCTTCAATGATGTACTTTTGTAAAATAATATATAAGATAATCATTGGCAAAATAATCATCGTTGAAGCTGCCATCAATAGCTCATAAACCGTCCCTGTCTCTGTGCTAAAAGCCGTTAAACCGACAGGAAGTGTACGCATTTCCTCCGAATTCGTAACAATTAACGGCCATAGAAACGCATTCCAGCTTCCAATCGCTTTTAACAAAGTAATCGTAATTAGGGCCGGCTTTGCAAGTGGCACCATAATTGTCCACAAAAATTTAAAGTCATTGCAGCCATCAATTTTAGACGCATAAGCAAGCTCTTCAGGAATACTTAAGAAAAACTGCCGCAATAGAAAGATAGAAAATATGCTCGCAATCCAAGGGACAATTAATGCTTCATACTGGTCAATCCAGCCCAGATGCACAAGCGTTACAAAATTTGGTGTCAATAGCACTTCTCCTGGAACCATCATCGTCCCGAGCAACACCGCAAAAACAATATTTTTCCCATAAAAATTAATGCGCGAAAAAGCATAGGCAGCTAAAATGGTTGTAATTAATTCTCCAAGTGTGCTAAGCACCAACACAACAATACTGTTGAAGGCATAACGTGCAAATGGCGCAACTTCAAAAGCTTTGGCATAATTCTCCCATTGAATATCGGTTGGAATCCATTTTGGCGGCATAATCATAACCTCATTTGCCGACTTTAATGATGTACTAATCATCCAAGCAAATGGAAGGAGCATGAGGATAGCACCGAGCGTTAATAAAATGTAAATAAACCCTTTTGACATTGCCTCTTTTTTCACCATACAATCTACTCCTTCCTTGCTAATAATTAACCTTTTTCTTCCCAACATACAGCTGAATTAAAGTGAAAACGAAGATGACTAGAAAAAGCATATATGCTGCAGCAGAAGCTACTCCAAAGTCCCAATCCTGATAAAAACGATTAAAAATATAATAAACAATGGTTTGTGCGCTTCCCGCTGGACCAGGCTGACCACCAAATAAAGCAAAAACCTCATCAAACACTTTAAATGCATTTATAATGGAAACAATCGAAATAAAAAATGTTGTCGGCGAAATAAGTGGAACTGTAACATTTTTGAATCTTTCCCATTTAGAAGCACCATCAATCTGGGCAGCTAGATAGTATTGTTTACTGACATTCTGTAAGCCCGCTAAAAAAATAATGATGTTATAGCCCAGCCCTTTCCACACCGCCAATATGATTAATGATGGCATCGCCCATTGTGGATCCGTTAGCCATTCAATCGCATTTATTCCAAAAAAGCCTAAAAAATAATTTAAAACACCGTATTCCGTATGAAAAATCCATCGCCATACAATGGATACGGCAACAACAGATGTAACAAATGGAA
This genomic interval from Virgibacillus pantothenticus contains the following:
- a CDS encoding ABC transporter substrate-binding protein, whose amino-acid sequence is MKKIIMFLVITMQIMVLAACGNEEKQKEDKEAEKATATSIPDSLEEPVEIEFWHAMTGGLEETLKTITDEFNQSQENIEVTLVSQGSYGDLSQKLMASAKAGDAPVMTQAYEDWMTQYIDNDLIADLTPYIEHEKHGWSEDELNDIVEVFRKANTWEDKMYGVPFNKSTEVLYYNEDMLADNDLEVPTTWEEYKQAAEKLTTEKDGTSIVGLGFENSIGLSFPTYVRQTGGKTIDAEENKVTFDTPEAKTALEFLNGMVAAGHARLAGEDGYMSGPFGRGDVAMYVGSSAGISFVGAEAESKINWSVAPLPKGKEAATAFQGTNLTMFNSASEEEKLAAWEYMKFLTSKEQTVYWAKSTGYVPVRDSALNTDEWKQYIQENPEFGVAASQFDAGYYDPNIKGKSGIQEVLDKEIQAVLLQEKTVEDGLKDIQKDAQNAVDKANK
- a CDS encoding carbohydrate ABC transporter permease, which translates into the protein MVKKEAMSKGFIYILLTLGAILMLLPFAWMISTSLKSANEVMIMPPKWIPTDIQWENYAKAFEVAPFARYAFNSIVVLVLSTLGELITTILAAYAFSRINFYGKNIVFAVLLGTMMVPGEVLLTPNFVTLVHLGWIDQYEALIVPWIASIFSIFLLRQFFLSIPEELAYASKIDGCNDFKFLWTIMVPLAKPALITITLLKAIGSWNAFLWPLIVTNSEEMRTLPVGLTAFSTETGTVYELLMAASTMIILPMIILYIILQKYIIEGVAKAGVKG
- a CDS encoding carbohydrate ABC transporter permease, with protein sequence MLNEKPTWEKTLKAGLYLLPALLIIGVFNLYPIVKSFFMSFYTDYDYFEDTVYERGLDNYTYIFTDEAFWESMSNTFIYVLGVVPISIVLSLGIAIMLNQSIRLRGLFRTIYFIPFVTSVVAVSIVWRWIFHTEYGVLNYFLGFFGINAIEWLTDPQWAMPSLIILAVWKGLGYNIIIFLAGLQNVSKQYYLAAQIDGASKWERFKNVTVPLISPTTFFISIVSIINAFKVFDEVFALFGGQPGPAGSAQTIVYYIFNRFYQDWDFGVASAAAYMLFLVIFVFTLIQLYVGKKKVNY